A region from the Hyalangium gracile genome encodes:
- a CDS encoding inositol monophosphatase family protein, which yields MEQETPSALRRTAEEAARLAGRVLAERFLGERTIEFKRSGIDLVTDADKASEEALLRFLRERYPHHSILAEESGASAGSGLRWLIDPLDGTTNYAHHVPHFSVSVAVDGPGGLLAGVVYDPMRDELFSAARGEGATLNGRPLKASDATELGRALLCTGFPYDVRENPDMPVGLLNHFIRHAQGIRRTGSAALDLAYVAAGRFDGFFEFRLKPWDIGAGALLVAEAGGVVTQIDGSPFDVMNGDVLAGAPGLAAVLREECRLVLTALG from the coding sequence ATGGAGCAGGAGACGCCCTCGGCGCTGCGCCGCACGGCGGAGGAGGCAGCCCGGCTCGCCGGCCGCGTGCTCGCCGAGCGCTTCCTGGGCGAGCGCACCATCGAGTTCAAGCGCAGCGGCATCGATCTCGTCACCGACGCGGACAAGGCCTCCGAGGAGGCGCTGCTGCGCTTCCTGCGCGAGCGCTACCCCCACCACTCCATCCTGGCCGAGGAGAGCGGGGCCTCCGCGGGCTCGGGCCTGCGCTGGCTCATCGATCCGCTGGACGGCACCACCAACTACGCCCACCACGTGCCGCACTTCAGCGTGAGCGTGGCGGTGGACGGGCCGGGCGGGCTGCTGGCCGGGGTGGTGTACGATCCGATGCGCGACGAGCTCTTCTCCGCGGCGCGCGGCGAGGGCGCCACGCTCAACGGCCGGCCGCTGAAGGCCAGCGACGCCACGGAGCTGGGACGAGCGCTGCTGTGCACGGGCTTCCCCTACGACGTGCGCGAGAACCCGGACATGCCCGTGGGGCTGCTCAACCACTTCATCCGCCACGCGCAGGGCATCCGGCGCACGGGCAGCGCCGCGCTGGACCTGGCATACGTGGCGGCGGGGCGCTTCGACGGCTTCTTCGAGTTCCGCCTCAAGCCGTGGGACATCGGCGCGGGCGCGCTGCTGGTGGCGGAGGCGGGCGGGGTGGTGACGCAGATCGACGGCTCGCCCTTCGATGTAATGAACGGAGACGTGCTGGCGGGCGCGCCGGGACTGGCCGCGGTGCTTCGAGAGGAGTGCCGCCTGGTCCTCACGGCCCTCGGCTGA
- a CDS encoding TlpA family protein disulfide reductase, which produces MRPFLGAFVFLSLAGCAQNSALPPLVAGDRAASMAPAAEVGQAQGGLSAPLSFEVKRYPDGSPYTVASDRGSVVLLDVWATWCEPCRDALPLYEQLAKEYGSRGLKVYALNVDEDARAIPAFLQEEKVSLPILLDANAQVAEKTLGVKMMPTTFILDRKGVVRFAHEGFAEEFLQKYQTEIEQLLAERAQ; this is translated from the coding sequence ATGCGTCCGTTCCTCGGAGCGTTCGTCTTCCTGTCGCTCGCCGGCTGCGCGCAGAACTCGGCGCTGCCTCCGCTCGTCGCGGGGGACCGGGCGGCTTCCATGGCCCCCGCCGCCGAGGTGGGCCAGGCCCAGGGCGGCCTGAGCGCGCCGCTGAGCTTCGAGGTGAAGCGCTACCCGGACGGCTCGCCCTACACCGTGGCCAGCGACCGCGGCAGCGTGGTGCTGCTGGACGTGTGGGCCACCTGGTGCGAGCCGTGCCGCGACGCGCTGCCGCTCTACGAGCAGCTGGCCAAGGAGTACGGCTCGCGTGGCCTCAAGGTGTACGCGCTGAACGTGGACGAGGACGCGCGCGCCATCCCCGCCTTCCTGCAGGAGGAGAAGGTGAGCCTGCCCATCCTCCTGGACGCCAACGCGCAGGTGGCCGAGAAGACGCTGGGCGTGAAGATGATGCCCACCACCTTCATCCTGGACCGCAAGGGCGTGGTGCGCTTCGCCCACGAGGGCTTCGCGGAGGAGTTCCTCCAGAAGTACCAGACGGAGATCGAGCAGCTGCTCGCCGAGCGCGCGCAGTGA
- a CDS encoding RsmB/NOP family class I SAM-dependent RNA methyltransferase, with protein sequence MRSQPWSGLAGIAPVASEALSQVLAGSPAERVLDRTLRGHRSLSREQRQALKEATFNVGLWRRRLGYLLGRPDAPAPWLLYALLHGLAGVPQAEAASLAGVEASPALVTQEPPSLALRASLPDWLADHFSREWGPEAEDFCAHLNVPGPITLRVNSLRTSREALAQRLRSEGVETRPGSWSPLALQVVGPRPNLYGLPALQQGLFEVQDEGSQLLGLLVEARPGEAVLDLCAGAGGKTLLLGGAMENQGRLLAYDSDAERLDRLMQRCSRAGLSNLHVLRAPPSGLSVDRVFVDAPCSELGSLRRGPDLRFLKAPSVLSDFVPVQRELLSRAADLVRPGGRLVYATCTVNRAENQDLVAGFLLQRTDFRLVPPGAGWLRPECVQEGFFVCAPHRQGTDAFFAAVLERSG encoded by the coding sequence CTGCGCTCCCAGCCCTGGTCCGGCCTCGCCGGAATCGCCCCCGTTGCCTCCGAAGCCCTCTCCCAGGTCCTCGCCGGCTCCCCCGCCGAGCGCGTCCTGGATCGCACCCTCCGTGGGCATCGCTCCCTCTCCCGGGAGCAGCGCCAGGCCCTCAAGGAGGCAACCTTCAATGTGGGCCTCTGGCGCCGCCGACTCGGCTACCTGCTGGGGCGGCCCGACGCTCCCGCCCCCTGGCTCCTCTATGCGCTCCTCCATGGGCTCGCCGGCGTCCCCCAGGCCGAGGCGGCCTCTCTGGCCGGGGTGGAGGCCTCCCCCGCGCTCGTTACCCAGGAGCCCCCGTCCCTGGCCCTCCGGGCCTCCCTCCCGGATTGGCTCGCTGACCACTTCTCCCGGGAGTGGGGGCCCGAGGCCGAGGACTTCTGTGCCCACCTCAATGTCCCCGGCCCCATCACGCTGCGGGTGAACTCCCTGCGGACCTCCCGTGAGGCCCTCGCCCAGCGTCTGCGCTCCGAGGGGGTGGAGACCCGGCCCGGCTCCTGGAGCCCGCTCGCCCTCCAGGTGGTGGGGCCCCGGCCCAACCTCTATGGCCTCCCAGCCCTCCAGCAGGGCCTCTTCGAGGTCCAGGACGAGGGCAGCCAGCTCCTGGGCCTGCTCGTGGAGGCCCGCCCCGGGGAGGCCGTGCTCGACCTCTGTGCCGGCGCCGGGGGCAAGACGCTCCTGCTCGGCGGCGCCATGGAGAACCAGGGCCGGCTCCTCGCCTACGACTCCGACGCCGAGCGGCTCGACCGCCTCATGCAGCGGTGCTCCCGCGCCGGCCTCTCCAACCTTCATGTCCTCCGCGCGCCCCCCTCGGGCCTCTCCGTGGACCGCGTCTTCGTGGATGCCCCGTGCTCCGAGCTGGGCTCCCTCCGCCGAGGGCCGGACCTCCGCTTCCTCAAGGCCCCCTCCGTCCTCTCGGACTTCGTCCCCGTCCAGCGCGAGCTGCTCTCCCGAGCGGCGGACCTGGTCCGTCCAGGGGGGCGGCTCGTCTACGCCACCTGCACCGTGAACCGCGCCGAGAACCAGGACCTCGTGGCCGGCTTCCTCCTCCAACGGACGGACTTCCGACTCGTGCCTCCCGGGGCAGGGTGGCTCCGTCCCGAGTGTGTCCAGGAGGGGTTCTTCGTCTGCGCCCCCCACCGCCAGGGGACCGATGCCTTCTTCGCGGCCGTGCTCGAGCGCTCGGGGTAG
- a CDS encoding recombinase family protein, protein MRQRPERTEWVAYVRVSTAEQAERELSLPAQQKAIREFAVRHGATIAQEYIEAGASGTDRRRPVLQRLLGDALKPTSTISTIVVHHTSRFTRDAAHARVMKAKLRKAGVRVMSVLQEFTDDPVGKLMEGFFECIDQYESELNGLRTSAAMREAVRQGYWPGARAPYGYRSVPVEVHPGVVHHRRRSSRSSTRRRGRSRGNSVESASRSVRPVGPRRGRSC, encoded by the coding sequence ATGCGACAGCGCCCTGAACGCACGGAGTGGGTCGCCTACGTGCGAGTCAGCACCGCCGAGCAGGCCGAGCGGGAGCTCTCGCTGCCCGCGCAGCAGAAGGCCATCCGCGAGTTCGCGGTCCGCCATGGCGCCACCATCGCGCAGGAGTACATCGAGGCCGGCGCCTCCGGCACGGACCGGAGAAGGCCCGTGCTGCAGCGGCTCCTTGGTGACGCGCTGAAGCCGACGAGCACCATCAGCACCATCGTGGTTCACCACACGTCGCGCTTCACCCGCGATGCGGCGCACGCGCGGGTGATGAAGGCGAAGCTTCGAAAGGCGGGGGTTCGTGTGATGTCGGTGCTGCAGGAGTTCACCGATGATCCGGTGGGCAAGCTGATGGAGGGCTTCTTCGAGTGCATCGACCAGTACGAGTCGGAGCTGAACGGGCTGCGTACCTCGGCGGCGATGCGCGAGGCGGTGCGACAGGGGTACTGGCCTGGGGCGCGCGCCCCGTATGGCTACAGGAGCGTGCCCGTGGAGGTGCACCCCGGCGTCGTGCACCACCGACGAAGGTCGAGCCGATCCTCGACACGGAGACGTGGGCGCTCGCGCGGAAACTCAGTGGAGAGCGCGAGCCGAAGCGTACGCCCGGTCGGGCCCCGACGCGGCCGAAGCTGCTGA
- the mpl gene encoding UDP-N-acetylmuramate:L-alanyl-gamma-D-glutamyl-meso-diaminopimelate ligase: MADDNGNVLETIEPGAVRRIHLVGVAGTGMGSFAGMLKAAGYEVTGSDENVYPPMSDMLKAWNIPVLTPYRPENLDAARPDLVIIGNVIRRVNPEATEVRTRGIRQMSFPAALGSLFLKRAHSVVVAGTHGKTTTSSLMAHVLVEAGRDPSFLVGGVTQNYAGNYRVGKGQHFVVEGDEYDTSYWDKGSKFLHYQPRTAILTSVEFDHADIFKDMPHYEATFEKFVKIIPSDGQLVVCAAYPNALRIAGLTSARVVTYVAREGAQADYTPRNVSFGPEGARFEVVERGTVLGTARMQLSGAHNVENALSVIAAARGLGLSFEEIAKGLASFSGVKRRQEVRGEPHGILVVDDFAHHPTAVRETIAAIRHRYPERRLWAIFEPRSNTSRRNIHQEDYAHAFTGATRASLKVPERHDKVPVDEELNVPRLCEALQAQGIQADASTDVPSLVERVAREARRGDVLLVMSNGAFGGFIDKLLKALEARAGEG, translated from the coding sequence ATGGCTGACGACAACGGAAACGTCCTGGAGACCATCGAGCCCGGCGCCGTGCGCCGCATCCACCTGGTGGGCGTGGCGGGCACCGGCATGGGCTCGTTCGCCGGCATGCTCAAGGCCGCCGGCTACGAAGTCACCGGCAGCGACGAGAACGTCTACCCGCCCATGAGCGACATGCTCAAGGCCTGGAACATCCCCGTCCTCACTCCCTACCGCCCCGAGAACCTGGACGCGGCCAGGCCGGACCTCGTCATCATCGGCAACGTCATCCGCCGGGTGAACCCCGAGGCCACCGAGGTGCGCACCCGCGGCATCCGCCAGATGAGCTTCCCGGCGGCGCTCGGCTCGCTCTTCCTCAAGCGCGCCCACTCGGTGGTGGTGGCCGGCACCCACGGCAAGACGACGACGTCCTCGCTCATGGCCCACGTCCTCGTCGAGGCCGGAAGGGATCCGTCCTTCCTGGTGGGCGGCGTCACCCAGAACTACGCGGGCAACTACCGCGTGGGCAAGGGGCAGCACTTCGTCGTCGAGGGGGACGAGTACGACACCTCGTACTGGGACAAGGGCTCCAAGTTCCTCCACTACCAGCCGCGCACCGCCATCCTCACCAGCGTGGAGTTCGACCACGCGGACATCTTCAAGGACATGCCTCACTACGAGGCCACCTTCGAGAAGTTCGTGAAGATCATCCCCTCGGACGGCCAGCTCGTCGTCTGCGCGGCGTACCCCAACGCGCTGCGCATCGCCGGCCTCACGTCGGCCCGGGTGGTGACGTACGTGGCCAGGGAGGGCGCCCAGGCGGACTACACGCCTCGCAACGTCTCCTTCGGCCCGGAGGGCGCCCGCTTCGAGGTGGTGGAGCGCGGCACGGTGCTCGGCACGGCGCGGATGCAGCTGTCCGGCGCGCACAACGTGGAGAACGCGCTGAGCGTCATCGCCGCCGCGCGCGGCCTGGGGCTCTCCTTCGAGGAGATCGCCAAGGGGCTGGCCAGCTTCAGCGGCGTGAAGCGGCGCCAGGAGGTGCGCGGCGAGCCCCACGGCATCCTCGTGGTGGACGACTTCGCGCACCACCCCACTGCGGTGCGCGAGACGATCGCCGCCATCCGCCACCGCTACCCGGAGCGGCGCCTGTGGGCCATCTTCGAGCCGCGCTCCAACACCAGCCGCCGCAACATCCACCAGGAGGACTACGCCCACGCCTTCACCGGCGCCACCCGGGCCAGCCTCAAGGTGCCCGAGCGCCACGACAAGGTGCCCGTCGACGAGGAGCTGAATGTGCCTCGGCTCTGCGAGGCGCTCCAGGCCCAGGGCATCCAGGCCGACGCCTCGACGGATGTGCCCTCGCTCGTGGAGCGCGTGGCTCGCGAGGCCCGGCGCGGTGACGTGCTGCTGGTGATGAGCAACGGCGCCTTCGGTGGCTTCATCGACAAGCTGCTCAAGGCCCTCGAGGCCCGGGCAGGGGAGGGTTAG
- a CDS encoding S66 peptidase family protein, translated as MKAHVRWQKPLLLRPRDPVHIVAPAGPFDRPGFEAGLALIAQRYSPQYGPDLYEAWRYLAGDDRRRREELSRALLDSRARAVFCARGGYGSMRLLPDLPLADTAPTSLVGFSDITAVHLALQALGRVSIHGPVLTQLGKQPPDVQERLFRLLESPEPPPPLSGSATYVPGVVEGPLMGGNLSLVTRLLGTPYLPSLEGAVLLLEDIGERPYRLDRMWTHLRLAGVFHRVRGIVLGDFTDCEEKNPTYSSADVLRSLAEETGLPCAAGFLIGHGTLNYPVPLGTAVRLDAGEARLTFLEGAVRE; from the coding sequence ATGAAGGCGCACGTGCGCTGGCAGAAGCCGCTCCTCCTTCGTCCTCGGGACCCCGTCCACATCGTCGCCCCCGCCGGTCCCTTCGATCGGCCCGGGTTCGAGGCCGGACTCGCCCTCATCGCCCAGCGGTACTCGCCCCAGTACGGCCCCGACCTCTACGAGGCCTGGCGCTACCTCGCCGGGGACGACCGGCGCCGCCGTGAGGAGCTCTCCCGCGCCCTCCTGGACTCGCGCGCCCGCGCCGTCTTCTGCGCCCGCGGTGGGTACGGGAGCATGCGCCTCCTGCCGGACCTGCCGCTCGCCGACACGGCTCCCACCTCGCTCGTGGGCTTCTCGGACATCACCGCCGTCCACCTCGCGCTCCAGGCCCTCGGCCGCGTCTCCATCCACGGCCCCGTCCTCACCCAGCTCGGCAAGCAGCCTCCGGACGTCCAGGAGCGCCTCTTCCGCCTCCTCGAGTCCCCCGAGCCTCCACCTCCGCTCTCCGGCTCCGCCACCTACGTCCCCGGCGTCGTCGAGGGCCCGCTGATGGGCGGCAACCTCTCCCTCGTCACCCGGCTGCTCGGCACGCCCTACCTGCCCTCGTTGGAGGGCGCCGTGCTCCTCCTCGAGGACATCGGCGAGCGTCCCTACCGGCTGGACCGCATGTGGACCCACCTGCGGCTCGCCGGCGTCTTCCATCGCGTGCGCGGAATCGTCCTGGGCGACTTCACCGACTGCGAGGAGAAGAACCCCACCTACTCCAGCGCGGACGTGCTGCGCTCGCTCGCGGAAGAGACGGGCCTGCCCTGCGCCGCGGGCTTCCTCATCGGCCACGGCACCCTGAACTACCCGGTTCCCCTCGGCACCGCCGTGCGCCTGGACGCGGGCGAGGCGCGCCTCACCTTCCTCGAGGGGGCGGTGCGCGAATGA
- a CDS encoding serine hydrolase domain-containing protein encodes MNHPISNLQGVLEGAVAGGVFPAAQAVVLHRGVQVFGGVAGRATGDTRFDLASVTKVLCTTSLFLRLWTEGKVGPETQVARFFPGAPVSEAGATVADLLYHRSGLPPFVPFFAQALTSTPELLEPTCPQATRVRVREEVVRAAAQTQLAAPPRTRTAYSDVGFILLGEILSRAAGQPLDFLFNQHIAEPLGLGARFHRLSELPTDGKVAPTGPTRPREPAPGQEQMWGELPTRASPPGEVDDDNAWVMDGVSGHAGLFGTAVDVARFGQAVLDGCAGSPALAPGPLWHRLLATDPIVKGSTRSMGFDSPSVEGSSAGHFIGNTAPGAVGHLGFTGTSLWVDLRRALVVALVTNRVAHGRKELRIREFRPFFHDLVVEALGLADPTN; translated from the coding sequence ATGAATCACCCCATCAGCAACCTCCAGGGCGTCCTCGAAGGCGCCGTCGCCGGTGGCGTCTTCCCCGCCGCCCAGGCCGTGGTGCTCCACCGGGGCGTCCAGGTGTTCGGCGGCGTGGCCGGCAGGGCCACCGGCGACACCCGGTTCGATCTCGCCTCCGTCACCAAGGTGCTCTGCACCACCTCGCTCTTCCTGCGCCTGTGGACCGAGGGCAAGGTCGGCCCGGAGACCCAGGTGGCGCGCTTCTTCCCCGGCGCTCCCGTGAGCGAGGCCGGCGCCACCGTGGCGGACCTGCTCTACCACCGCTCCGGCCTGCCGCCCTTCGTCCCGTTCTTCGCCCAGGCGCTCACCTCCACCCCGGAGCTGCTCGAGCCGACCTGTCCCCAGGCCACCCGCGTCCGCGTCCGCGAGGAGGTGGTGCGGGCCGCCGCCCAGACGCAGCTCGCCGCTCCGCCGCGCACCCGCACCGCCTACAGCGACGTGGGCTTCATCCTCCTGGGAGAGATCCTCTCCCGCGCCGCCGGCCAGCCCCTGGACTTCCTCTTCAACCAGCACATCGCCGAGCCGCTCGGCCTGGGCGCGCGCTTCCACCGCCTCTCCGAGCTGCCCACGGACGGCAAGGTGGCGCCCACCGGCCCCACGCGTCCCCGCGAGCCCGCTCCCGGCCAGGAGCAGATGTGGGGCGAGTTGCCCACCCGCGCCAGTCCTCCCGGCGAGGTGGACGACGACAACGCCTGGGTCATGGACGGCGTGAGCGGCCATGCCGGCCTGTTCGGCACCGCCGTGGACGTGGCCCGCTTCGGCCAGGCCGTCCTGGACGGGTGCGCCGGCAGCCCCGCGCTCGCTCCCGGGCCGCTGTGGCACCGGCTCCTCGCCACCGACCCCATCGTGAAGGGCAGCACGCGCTCCATGGGCTTCGACTCGCCCTCGGTGGAGGGCTCCAGCGCTGGCCACTTCATCGGCAACACCGCGCCCGGCGCCGTGGGACACCTGGGCTTCACCGGCACCAGCCTCTGGGTGGACCTGCGCCGCGCGCTCGTGGTGGCGCTCGTGACCAACCGCGTGGCCCACGGCCGCAAGGAACTGCGCATCCGCGAGTTCCGGCCCTTCTTCCACGATCTCGTGGTGGAGGCGCTCGGGCTCGCCGACCCGACGAACTGA
- a CDS encoding serine/threonine protein kinase, which translates to MVGVIPKKRCFRGHIGTTKRRAMSFPYPFANGLSFPFLVMDWVEGVHLYAWARQRKLHLPQVARVLAQVARALEALHAMGGVHRDVKGGNVLVTQEGRAVLTDFGSAIYPGASVLTRQATPVGTRQYLSPQALHHWQRFWGRAAPRYEAGSADDVYALGVTAWRLVTGTYPPGERVSPELMSGASPEMGAIVCRMLAEDPADRGSAGAAAQAFETVAKTAERTTALPVPRQAEGGSSASMARRAVGLGVGLAAAVVGLWVAVKTGGMQQAQLVDGPAAVAQEAREQDQPDAGTTGMAEAVPATRVNGTPPMSEQKGLSLELPKNPLPGQRRPPCVKRESEINGGCWTLLVNMEPPCGPRLYEWKQGCYWPAFEAPRPPTSDPQ; encoded by the coding sequence ATGGTGGGTGTCATCCCCAAGAAACGCTGCTTTCGAGGCCACATTGGGACAACGAAACGACGGGCGATGTCGTTTCCCTACCCTTTCGCGAACGGCTTGAGCTTCCCGTTCCTGGTGATGGACTGGGTCGAGGGCGTGCACTTGTACGCGTGGGCACGGCAGCGCAAGCTCCACCTCCCACAGGTTGCTCGGGTGCTGGCACAGGTGGCCCGCGCGTTGGAGGCGCTGCACGCCATGGGTGGAGTGCACCGGGATGTCAAAGGCGGCAACGTGCTGGTGACCCAAGAGGGCCGCGCGGTGCTGACGGACTTCGGCTCGGCCATCTACCCGGGGGCGAGCGTGCTGACGCGGCAGGCGACGCCTGTGGGCACGCGGCAGTACTTGAGTCCCCAGGCGCTGCACCACTGGCAGAGGTTCTGGGGCCGCGCCGCACCTCGCTACGAGGCGGGCTCGGCCGATGACGTCTATGCGCTCGGAGTGACCGCGTGGCGCCTGGTCACGGGCACATACCCTCCCGGTGAACGGGTATCGCCCGAGCTCATGTCTGGCGCATCCCCGGAGATGGGGGCCATTGTCTGCCGGATGCTGGCGGAGGACCCTGCGGATCGAGGCTCTGCGGGAGCAGCCGCTCAGGCCTTCGAGACGGTAGCAAAGACAGCCGAGCGCACGACGGCTCTCCCGGTTCCCAGGCAAGCAGAGGGTGGTTCTTCCGCGAGCATGGCTCGCCGAGCGGTGGGGTTGGGGGTGGGGCTTGCTGCAGCGGTCGTGGGCCTGTGGGTGGCCGTCAAGACAGGAGGGATGCAGCAGGCACAGCTTGTGGACGGGCCCGCTGCGGTGGCGCAAGAGGCACGAGAGCAGGACCAGCCGGATGCCGGAACCACAGGCATGGCGGAAGCCGTCCCTGCAACGCGTGTGAATGGGACTCCGCCCATGTCCGAGCAGAAGGGGCTCAGCCTTGAGCTGCCGAAGAACCCTCTGCCAGGTCAGCGCAGACCTCCCTGTGTCAAACGTGAGAGCGAGATCAATGGGGGGTGTTGGACGCTGCTGGTCAACATGGAGCCACCGTGTGGCCCTCGTCTCTATGAGTGGAAGCAAGGGTGCTACTGGCCTGCCTTTGAAGCGCCGCGCCCGCCGACCTCGGATCCGCAGTGA